From the Vanessa cardui chromosome 18, ilVanCard2.1, whole genome shotgun sequence genome, one window contains:
- the LOC124537667 gene encoding X-ray repair cross-complementing protein 6 yields the protein MDSDEENDYQPSWRGVPGTIILINAFENSKHNIFATVHVATCRLIKQHLRSSSSQNISVCIFGTEETTASAFDTKPVVEIIPLTSPSLDDYNKLKNCDITSYKEAKELKLSDVLWHCSKTFANCKKQLSSKTVVMLTCLDTPPIGVDQKPTLNRAIDLVDASINMRIINVSQHEYQVHTYYEKLFTIANRGLDFVIPKPVWDSAEIEKLMYQESHRHLAVAKLNFEIGEGFNIGVGLYTLLKRPGQNFKTKVNLDRDTNTVLTSMTKTMKVTVGDGEDSQPKQIPLLKSELLYYQDIGGERIEFTDSEKKLINNPFGPPMLKLLGFKPATIVCKEKWYLKMGYFLFPNESIIEGSTVAFKALHRACKDMDMVAICVLSPRVNAKPLIVALSPCSRPLNLDVEIGFDVVIIPFVESVRELNINEDDENEASPSVEKAHKTLMSNILNKITVDFKADMFINPKLELEYRAIEAIALEDDDNEPFIDTTKANPDQFQDIDEDLFEELFGPFGALSIKRTASSSAQSGTKKQKVDNIDEDLLSNRLQSEKVNEYTVPQLKQILKYKDIKNLPALTGLKKSELVELVYKHC from the coding sequence atggATTCCGATGAAGAGAATGACTATCAACCATCATGGAGAGGTGTGCctggtacaattattttaattaatgcgtTTGAAAATTCAAAGCACAATATATTTGCAACTGTACATGTTGCAACATGTCGTCTGATAAAACAACATTTACGATCTTCGAGCAGTCAAAACATTAGCGTTTGCATATTCGGTACCGAAGAGACCACTGCTTCTGCTTTTGACACTAAACCAGTTGTTGAGATAATTCCCCTAACTTCTCCAAGTCTCGACgattataataaacttaaaaattgcGATATAACTTCATATAAAGAAGCTAAAGAATTAAAGCTATCAGATGTGTTATGGCATTGTAGCAAGACATTTGCCAATTGTAAAAAACAGTTGTCTTCTAAAACTGTTGTCATGTTGACCTGCCTCGATACCCCACCTATTGGAGTAGATCAAAAGCCAACTCTTAACCGAGCGATAGACTTGGTTGATGCAAGTATAAATATGagaataataaatgtttcacAACATGAGTACCAAGTACATACATACTACGAAAAACTTTTCACAATAGCAAATAGAGGGCTAGATTTTGTTATACCAAAACCTGTATGGGATTCTGCAGAGATTGAAAAGCTAATGTATCAAGAGTCACACAGACATTTAGCTGTagcaaaattaaatttcgaaattgGTGAGGGCTTCAACATTGGAGTTGGTTTGTACACACTGCTGAAGAGGCCCGggcaaaattttaaaacgaaagtTAATTTAGATAGAGATACTAATACAGTTCTAACAAGTATGACAAAAACCATGAAAGTCACTGTAGGGGATGGTGAGGATAGTCAACCGAAACAAATTCCATTACTGAAATCAGAGTTACTATATTATCAAGACATTGGAGGTGAAAGGATCGAGTTCACTGAcagtgaaaaaaaattaataaacaatccATTTGGTCCACCTATGTTAAAACTATTAGGTTTTAAACCTGCAACCATTGTATGTAAAGAGAAATGGTACTTGAAAATGGGTTACTTTCTATTTCCAAATGAAAGTATTATAGAAGGTTCGACAGTAGCTTTCAAAGCTTTACACAGAGCTTGCAAAGATATGGACATGGTTGCTATTTGTGTTCTGTCACCAAGAGTGAATGCTAAGCCACTTATCGTAGCTTTAAGCCCTTGTTCAAGACCCCTTAACTTAGATGTAGAAATTGGCTTTGATGTTGTTATTATTCCATTTGTTGAAAGTGTCAGAgaactaaatataaatgagGATGATGAGAATGAGGCAAGCCCGTCTGTTGAAAAAGCACATAAAAcattaatgtcaaatattttgaataaaataacagtTGATTTTAAAGCAGACATGTTTATAAATCCCAAATTAGAATTGGAATATAGAGCTATAGAAGCAATTGCTTTggaggatgatgataatgaaCCATTTATTGATACAACAAAGGCTAATCCTGATCAGTTTCAGGACATTGACGAGGATTTGTTTGAAGAACTGTTTGGACCGTTTGGGGCCTTATCTATAAAAAGAACTGCTTCATCATCAGCCCAAAGTGGCaccaaaaaacaaaaagttgaTAATATTGATGAAGATCTCTTAAGTAATAGACTACAAAGTGAAAAAGTCAATGAGTATACAGTAccacaattaaaacaaatattaaaatataaggatATCAAAAATTTACCAGCTTTAACTGGATTGAAGAAGAGTGAACTTGTTGAATTGGTTTATAAGCATTGTTAA
- the LOC124537672 gene encoding DNA replication complex GINS protein PSF3, translated as MSSSNYLSISDILVTNEKVPCKFLLDLPKMGFLDPSAAENDLKAGTNIEIPLWLAESLYSRRPPLVSVDLPKIYKETYREILNADACTVDMHKLGQHFYELGCYIAKHDIKSEVSATLLNTYRQRFKMILSASVSTDSINSVQPLSASERERTKSAVVTERALSSWLKIGDCPLTTASMVANHRKRKRAEMELL; from the exons atgtccAGTTCAAATTACCTTTCAATATCCGATATTTTAGTAACAAATGAAAAAGTTCCGTGTAAATTTTTGCTAGATTTACCTAAAATGG GTTTTTTGGATCCTTCTGCTGCTGAAAATGACCTAAAAGCTGGAACTAATATAGAAATACCTTTATGGCTTGCTGAATCGTTGTATTCACGAAGACCGCCGTTAGTAAGTGTGGATctacctaaaatatataaagaaacataTAGAGAAATCCTTAACGCTGATGCATGTACAGTTGATATGCATAAATTGGGACAGCATTTTTATGAACTGGGGTGTTATATTGCAAAACATGATATCAAAAGTGAAGTTTCAGCGACACTTTTAAAT ACATATAGACAAAGATTCAAAATGATACTATCAGCAAGTGTATCAACTGATTCTATAAATTCTGTACAACCCTTATCAGCAAGCGAGCGTGAAAGAACTAAATCCGCAGTTGTTACAGAAAGGGCTCTTTCTAGTTGGCTAAAAATAGGCGACTGCCCCCTTACAACAGCTAGTATGGTAGCGAATCACAGAAAAAGGAAGAGAGCAGAAATGGAATTGTTatag
- the LOC124537671 gene encoding cyclin-dependent-like kinase 5, whose product MQKYEKLEKIGEGTYGTVFKAKNKETHEIVALKRVRLDDDDEGVPSSALREICLLKELKHKNIVRLYDVLHSEKKLTLVFEHCDQDLKKYFDSLNGEIDLDVVKSFMYQLLRGLAFCHSHNVLHRDLKPQNLLINKNGELKLADFGLARAFGIPVKCYSAEVVTLWYRPPDVLFGAKLYTTSIDMWSAGCIFAELANSGRPLFPGSDVDDQLKRIFKLLGTPNEDTWAGVTQLPDYKPLAAYQPSLGLAQVVPRLPARGRDLLTRLLTCNPALRMPADDAMAHAYFHDLNPSVKNDRC is encoded by the exons atgCAGAAATATGAAAAACTCGAAAAAATCGGTGAAGGCACATACGGCACTGTttttaaagcaaaaaataaagaaactcaTGAGATAGTGGCACTTAAACGAGTAAGATTGGATGATGACGATGAAGGGGTTCCATCTTCTGCCCTGCGTGAGATATGTCTACTTAAGGAATTAaagcataaaaatattgtcCGTCTGTATGATGTGTTACACAGTGAGAAAAAATTGACTTTAGTCTTTGAACATTGCGACCAAgacttaaagaaatatttcgaCAGTCTTAACGGTGAAATCGATTTAGACGTGGTCAAGTCATTTATGTACCAGCTTCTTCGAGGTCTCGCTTTTTGTCACAGTCACAATGTACTTCATCGTGATTTAAAACCacaaaatttactaataaacaaaaatggtGAATTAAAATTAGCCGATTTTGGCCTTGCAAGAGCATTTGGTATTCCTGTAAAATGTTACTCGGCAGAGGTTGTTACCCTATGGTACAGACCCCCTGATGTTTTATTTGGGGCTAAGTTATATACAACTAGTATTGATATGTGGTCAGCTGGGTGCATTTTTGCTGAACTTGCAAATTCTGGAAGACCTCTGTTTCCTGGTTCTGATGTTGATGATCAACTCAAAAGAATTTTTAAGCTGCTTG GTACACCAAATGAAGACACCTGGGCAGGAGTAACACAATTACCAGATTATAAACCACTAGCAGCTTACCAACCTAGCTTGGGTCTTGCGCAAGTAGTACCAAGGCTGCCAGCACGAGGAAGAGATCTCCTGACTCGTCTGCTCACATGCAACCCAGCTTTAAGAATGCCTGCTGACGATGCTATGGCACATGCTTATTTCCATGACCTCAATCCATCGGTCAAGAATGACCGATGTTAA
- the LOC124537669 gene encoding peptidyl-prolyl cis-trans isomerase FKBP8-like isoform X2, with the protein MSGGEPTSIDKSESSSFEDLASAAAHEIEEAKLAEAAAAEKEKHGDKPVEEWQDVLGSGALLKKILKTGDESEGSRPQRTDICRISYELKLRDGTQDLVEKRDHVKIYLGDNEVLQALDLALTLMYKGEICLLQIAPRFAYGEAGLKPGESLGLVGEVNGPKYEGTPIDADTWLEARLELHDWTEEPDHETLPIAERMEIGTRRRCRGNWWYGRGEAQLAVQLYRRALDVLDESEGGITDPTPSGDMAPTSDSLHALLEERLRVYNNMAAAQLKAGAYDAALQAVTRVLTCQPTNAKALYRKSRILSAVGRGGEALEAARAAARAAPSDGAVRSELASCERQRARDRSLERRLARRMLGTGEPAPDSKPGTAKMLMWGSLLLSLLVGVASVLVYRYKMQSQ; encoded by the exons ATGAGTGGAGGAGAGCCTACGTCGATTGACAAGTCTGAGAGTAGTTCGTTTGAAGACCTAGCTTCAGCCGCAGCGCATGAGATCGAGGAAGCGAAACTTGCTGAGGCAGCTGCTGCAGAAAAGGAAAAACATGGTGATAAACCGGTTGAAGAATGGCAGGATGTGTTAGGCTCAGGGGCACTTTTAAAGAAG ATTCTAAAGACAGGCGATGAATCAGAGGGCTCAAGACCACAAAGAACAGATATCTGCAGAATTAGTTATGAACTTAAATTACGGGACGGGACTCAAGATCTAGTAGAGAAACGGGATCATGTTAAGATATATTTGGGTGACAATGAa GTCCTTCAAGCATTGGACTTAGCACTGACTCTTATGTATAAAGGCGAAATTTGTCTTCTTCAAATAGCACCAAGGTTTGCATACGGAGAGGCAGGTCTCAAGCCCGGTGAGAGTTTGGGATTAGTCGGGGAAGTGAACGGACCCAAATATGAAGGTACACCGATTGATGCTGACACATGGCTTGAAGCTCGCCTAGAATTACATGACTGGACTGAGGAACCGGACCACGAAACATTACCTATTGCAGAAAGGATGGAAATTGG CACACGGCGTCGTTGTCGAGGTAATTGGTGGTACGGTCGTGGCGAGGCTCAGCTTGCTGTGCAGTTATATCGGCGGGCTCTTGATGTGCTCGATGAGAGCGAGGGTGGGATCACCGACCCCACGCCCTCTGGGGATATGGCCCCCACTTCGGATTCGCTCCACGCACTGTTGGAGGAAAGACTTCGAGTTTATAACAATATGGCAGCCGCGCAACTGAAGGCGGGAGCCTATGACGCAGCATTGCAA GCGGTGACGCGAGTGCTGACGTGCCAGCCGACGAACGCGAAGGCGCTGTACCGCAAGTCGCGCATACTGAGCGCGGTGGGGCGCGGGGGGGAGGCGCTGGAGGCGGCCCGCGCGGCGGCCCGGGCGGCGCCCTCCGACGGCGCAGTGCGCAGCGAGCTGGCAAGCTGCGAGCGTCAGCGCGCGCGCGACCGCTCGCTCGAGCGCCGCCTGGCGCGCCGCATGCTGGGCACGGGCGAGCCGGCGCCGGACAGCAAGCCCGGCACGGCCAAG ATGTTAATGTGGGGCTCATTGCTCCTAAGCCTACTGGTGGGGGTGGCCAGCGTGCTTGTATATCGTTACAAGATGCAGTCTCAATGA
- the LOC124537669 gene encoding peptidyl-prolyl cis-trans isomerase FKBP8-like isoform X1 produces the protein MSGGEPTSIDKSESSSFEDLASAAAHEIEEAKLAEAAAAEKEKHGDKPVEEWQDVLGSGALLKKILKTGDESEGSRPQRTDICRISYELKLRDGTQDLVEKRDHVKIYLGDNEVLQALDLALTLMYKGEICLLQIAPRFAYGEAGLKPGESLGLVGEVNGPKYEGTPIDADTWLEARLELHDWTEEPDHETLPIAERMEIGTRRRCRGNWWYGRGEAQLAVQLYRRALDVLDESEGGITDPTPSGDMAPTSDSLHALLEERLRVYNNMAAAQLKAGAYDAALQAVTRVLTCQPTNAKALYRKSRILSAVGRGGEALEAARAAARAAPSDGAVRSELASCERQRARDRSLERRLARRMLGTGEPAPDSKPGTAKVRAVRGARDRSMLMWGSLLLSLLVGVASVLVYRYKMQSQ, from the exons ATGAGTGGAGGAGAGCCTACGTCGATTGACAAGTCTGAGAGTAGTTCGTTTGAAGACCTAGCTTCAGCCGCAGCGCATGAGATCGAGGAAGCGAAACTTGCTGAGGCAGCTGCTGCAGAAAAGGAAAAACATGGTGATAAACCGGTTGAAGAATGGCAGGATGTGTTAGGCTCAGGGGCACTTTTAAAGAAG ATTCTAAAGACAGGCGATGAATCAGAGGGCTCAAGACCACAAAGAACAGATATCTGCAGAATTAGTTATGAACTTAAATTACGGGACGGGACTCAAGATCTAGTAGAGAAACGGGATCATGTTAAGATATATTTGGGTGACAATGAa GTCCTTCAAGCATTGGACTTAGCACTGACTCTTATGTATAAAGGCGAAATTTGTCTTCTTCAAATAGCACCAAGGTTTGCATACGGAGAGGCAGGTCTCAAGCCCGGTGAGAGTTTGGGATTAGTCGGGGAAGTGAACGGACCCAAATATGAAGGTACACCGATTGATGCTGACACATGGCTTGAAGCTCGCCTAGAATTACATGACTGGACTGAGGAACCGGACCACGAAACATTACCTATTGCAGAAAGGATGGAAATTGG CACACGGCGTCGTTGTCGAGGTAATTGGTGGTACGGTCGTGGCGAGGCTCAGCTTGCTGTGCAGTTATATCGGCGGGCTCTTGATGTGCTCGATGAGAGCGAGGGTGGGATCACCGACCCCACGCCCTCTGGGGATATGGCCCCCACTTCGGATTCGCTCCACGCACTGTTGGAGGAAAGACTTCGAGTTTATAACAATATGGCAGCCGCGCAACTGAAGGCGGGAGCCTATGACGCAGCATTGCAA GCGGTGACGCGAGTGCTGACGTGCCAGCCGACGAACGCGAAGGCGCTGTACCGCAAGTCGCGCATACTGAGCGCGGTGGGGCGCGGGGGGGAGGCGCTGGAGGCGGCCCGCGCGGCGGCCCGGGCGGCGCCCTCCGACGGCGCAGTGCGCAGCGAGCTGGCAAGCTGCGAGCGTCAGCGCGCGCGCGACCGCTCGCTCGAGCGCCGCCTGGCGCGCCGCATGCTGGGCACGGGCGAGCCGGCGCCGGACAGCAAGCCCGGCACGGCCAAGGTACGGGCGGTACGCGGCGCACGTGACCGCAGT ATGTTAATGTGGGGCTCATTGCTCCTAAGCCTACTGGTGGGGGTGGCCAGCGTGCTTGTATATCGTTACAAGATGCAGTCTCAATGA